The following coding sequences lie in one Halomonas sp. 'Soap Lake #6' genomic window:
- the phnE gene encoding phosphonate ABC transporter, permease protein PhnE, which produces MPVSTSSQGTPLWQRRTTRAQWIQYVAWLAGISLFLLCWKVISDNTMWVFVEDAGRQGSDLISRMMPPRWEYASVLWKPMWDTLNIATLGTALGIVMAFPVAFLAARNTTPHPLVRSLALTIIVSSRSINSLIWAMLLVTILGPGVLAGIIAIALRSIGFVGKLLYEAIEEIHPTPVEAISATGASRLQVMNYGVLPQIMPAFAGISVYRWDINIRESTVLGLVGAGGIGLQLNASINSLAWNQVSVIFVMIFATVLVSEWVSARVRHAII; this is translated from the coding sequence ATGCCAGTTTCAACATCGTCTCAAGGTACTCCGCTGTGGCAGCGGCGTACTACCCGTGCCCAGTGGATACAGTACGTAGCCTGGTTGGCAGGTATTAGCCTGTTTTTACTCTGTTGGAAGGTGATTTCCGACAATACCATGTGGGTGTTTGTTGAAGATGCCGGCCGCCAGGGCAGTGACCTGATAAGCCGTATGATGCCGCCGCGCTGGGAATACGCCAGCGTACTATGGAAGCCCATGTGGGATACGCTGAACATCGCTACGCTGGGTACTGCACTGGGGATTGTGATGGCGTTTCCCGTGGCATTTTTAGCCGCACGAAATACCACACCGCACCCATTGGTACGCAGCCTGGCGCTCACTATCATCGTCTCCTCACGCTCTATCAATTCGCTGATTTGGGCCATGCTATTGGTGACTATTCTTGGTCCTGGCGTGCTGGCGGGTATTATCGCCATTGCACTGCGTTCGATCGGCTTCGTGGGCAAACTGCTGTACGAAGCGATTGAAGAGATTCACCCCACGCCTGTTGAGGCGATTAGCGCCACCGGTGCCAGCCGCCTGCAGGTAATGAACTACGGCGTACTGCCCCAGATAATGCCAGCCTTTGCAGGCATTAGTGTTTACCGCTGGGATATCAATATTCGTGAATCCACCGTGCTGGGTTTGGTGGGAGCCGGGGGCATCGGTCTACAACTTAACGCGTCGATTAATAGCCTTGCCTGGAACCAGGTTAGCGTTATCTTTGTGATGATTTTTGCCACGGTGCTGGTTTCAGAGTGGGTATCAGCCCGTGTGCGTCACGCCATTATCTAG
- a CDS encoding antibiotic biosynthesis monooxygenase, whose translation MSASPVTLMVARRVANGRYQDFNRWLNEGRELAADFPGYLGSGVLAPPTDDDEYQIIFRFSSSDTLSAWEHSASRHAWLKRGKGLYDAPHEHRATGLDAWFQVSPGVTPPRWKQAVAVWLAFFPVSLLFQWLFGGVIADWALLPRVMVSTLMLTPVMVFVFIPLSTRLLAPWLQGKWSFVDVLMRWRQEHKV comes from the coding sequence ATGTCTGCCTCACCTGTCACGTTAATGGTGGCTCGCCGCGTGGCGAATGGCCGCTATCAAGATTTTAATCGTTGGTTAAATGAAGGCCGTGAACTAGCGGCTGACTTTCCGGGTTACCTAGGGTCTGGCGTATTGGCGCCGCCCACAGATGACGACGAGTACCAGATTATTTTCCGTTTTAGCAGTAGCGATACGCTGAGTGCCTGGGAGCACTCGGCTTCACGCCATGCATGGCTTAAGCGTGGTAAAGGCCTTTATGACGCCCCCCATGAGCATCGTGCCACAGGGTTGGATGCCTGGTTCCAGGTTAGCCCTGGTGTTACGCCGCCACGCTGGAAACAAGCGGTGGCTGTTTGGCTGGCGTTCTTCCCAGTTTCGCTTTTGTTTCAATGGTTGTTTGGTGGAGTAATTGCAGATTGGGCGCTATTACCACGAGTAATGGTAAGTACCCTTATGCTAACTCCTGTAATGGTGTTTGTATTTATTCCGCTTTCGACGCGCTTATTGGCCCCTTGGCTGCAGGGGAAATGGTCATTTGTTGACGTATTAATGCGCTGGCGCCAGGAACATAAAGTGTGA
- a CDS encoding histidine phosphatase family protein — MRFPDAQVTTIDIMRHGEPVGGRMLRGSTDHPLSETGWQQVTNAVMRHTVAGRPPYDAIVCSPLLRCREFALWLGEEFALPVQVENDLAELHLGRWEGKTHAQVFAEEGTEQMSAFWYNPTQASPPEGETLAELDARVSEVWRRLLANPPGKHVLVVAHLFVCNALLRQVLAQPLNNGLVMDLPYAAMSRLRHERHALGETTFVEWIGR; from the coding sequence ATGCGTTTTCCTGATGCGCAGGTCACTACGATTGATATTATGCGCCATGGTGAGCCAGTGGGCGGACGAATGCTACGGGGCAGCACCGACCACCCGCTTAGCGAAACCGGCTGGCAGCAGGTGACCAACGCCGTGATGCGCCACACCGTGGCGGGCCGTCCACCGTATGACGCTATTGTCTGCTCGCCGCTGCTGCGCTGTCGCGAATTTGCGCTTTGGCTAGGCGAAGAGTTTGCACTGCCGGTACAGGTTGAGAATGACCTTGCCGAGCTTCATCTGGGGCGCTGGGAGGGTAAAACCCATGCTCAGGTATTTGCCGAAGAAGGCACCGAGCAGATGAGTGCGTTTTGGTACAACCCCACCCAGGCTTCTCCCCCTGAGGGAGAAACACTCGCTGAGCTGGATGCTCGGGTCAGCGAAGTGTGGCGGCGACTACTGGCTAATCCGCCCGGTAAGCATGTGCTGGTGGTTGCCCACCTATTTGTATGTAATGCACTACTACGCCAAGTATTGGCGCAGCCATTAAACAATGGCTTGGTGATGGACTTACCCTATGCTGCGATGAGTCGGTTGCGTCATGAGCGCCACGCCCTGGGAGAGACAACCTTTGTTGAGTGGATTGGTCGTTAA
- the phnC gene encoding phosphonate ABC transporter ATP-binding protein has translation MLTLTGVGKRYPTGDRALTDIELSLPKGQVMALIGPSGAGKSTLIRCVNRLVEPTQGSIRLGDTELTKLSGSRLRHARRSMGMIFQEYALVDRLTVMENVLSGQLGYVGFWRSFLRRYPKEAVAEAFRLLERVGLPHAIDKRADALSGGQRQRVGIARALLQSPKLLLVDEPTASLDPKTSRQIMRLIRELCAERELAAIINIHDVALAKQFADRIVGLRGGQIVFDGQPSELTSEILTTIYGEEDWDTTTEPAEEKSEDAFQPTAYTAHAMPTMVAGGAL, from the coding sequence ATGTTGACACTCACTGGCGTTGGTAAACGTTACCCAACGGGTGATCGTGCGCTCACCGATATCGAACTGTCACTCCCCAAAGGCCAGGTAATGGCGCTGATTGGGCCGTCTGGCGCGGGTAAAAGTACCCTGATCCGCTGTGTAAACCGCTTAGTAGAGCCCACCCAGGGCAGTATTCGTTTAGGAGACACCGAGCTGACCAAGCTATCTGGGAGCCGGCTGCGCCACGCCCGCCGCTCCATGGGGATGATTTTCCAAGAGTACGCTTTGGTGGATCGCTTAACCGTGATGGAGAACGTGCTATCGGGCCAGCTTGGCTATGTAGGCTTCTGGCGTAGCTTTCTGCGTCGCTATCCGAAAGAGGCGGTGGCTGAGGCTTTCCGTCTGCTGGAGCGGGTAGGCCTGCCCCACGCCATTGATAAGCGTGCCGACGCCCTTTCAGGGGGGCAACGTCAGCGGGTGGGGATTGCCCGGGCGCTGTTACAGAGTCCTAAACTGTTGTTGGTAGACGAGCCAACCGCCAGCCTGGATCCCAAAACCTCCCGTCAAATCATGCGGCTGATACGTGAACTTTGCGCTGAGCGCGAGCTAGCAGCGATTATCAATATCCACGATGTGGCGCTAGCGAAGCAGTTTGCTGATCGCATTGTTGGCTTACGTGGCGGGCAAATCGTATTTGATGGCCAGCCCAGTGAGCTAACCAGCGAAATTCTCACCACCATTTACGGTGAAGAGGATTGGGACACCACCACCGAGCCAGCTGAGGAAAAGAGCGAGGATGCTTTCCAACCTACGGCTTACACTGCGCACGCCATGCCGACCATGGTAGCTGGAGGCGCGCTATGA
- a CDS encoding ferredoxin reductase family protein, with amino-acid sequence MSPVTRSALGWGSLYCLLALLPIGWLLLSPPAPRSWLGEAAVLLGALALSIMALQALISGRHTWFAHGVGFDNVLQFHRQIGIGALFLVIAHPVALFIAHPSLVHFIDPRQETLRALTLMALLGASVMLFISSLWRKRFGLSYEWWRLLHGGLALFIVFGGLGHAIMAQRYTEGLVTSVGLALLILLPAGLVLETRLVRPWRMRRRPWRVVDTKLERGDTTTLTLEPAGAHRFFFQPGQFFWITLGDTPWSLQQHPFSLSSSATNSGRITFSAKRLGDFTRQLPYVTANTRAFIEGPFGAFIPRTNNPSGLVMIAGGIGITPFISMLYTFRDQQNRQPIWLIYANPTWREATFRDNLDDLAQHLELTLIHVISDPHEGWEGEEGYVDRALLARCLPPDDGQRDYFICGPDPMMNSAEQGLIAQGVAPTHIFSDRFDIV; translated from the coding sequence GTGAGCCCAGTGACACGCAGCGCCCTAGGATGGGGCAGCCTCTACTGCTTACTTGCCCTACTGCCGATAGGCTGGCTACTGCTCTCACCGCCTGCCCCTCGCAGTTGGCTAGGTGAAGCGGCGGTTTTGTTAGGGGCGCTGGCCCTTAGCATCATGGCGTTGCAGGCCTTAATATCCGGCCGACACACTTGGTTTGCCCATGGCGTTGGTTTTGATAACGTCCTGCAGTTTCATCGCCAAATCGGTATCGGGGCGCTTTTTCTAGTGATTGCCCACCCGGTTGCTTTGTTTATTGCGCACCCCTCGCTGGTTCACTTTATTGACCCTAGGCAGGAAACCCTGCGCGCCCTGACGTTGATGGCTCTGCTGGGTGCCAGCGTTATGCTGTTTATTAGCTCGCTTTGGCGAAAACGCTTTGGGCTATCATACGAGTGGTGGCGACTGCTCCACGGTGGCTTAGCGCTGTTTATCGTTTTTGGGGGCCTGGGTCATGCCATCATGGCCCAACGCTATACCGAGGGCTTGGTTACCTCAGTTGGGTTGGCACTGCTGATTCTGCTTCCCGCTGGCTTAGTGTTGGAAACACGCCTAGTAAGACCCTGGCGTATGCGCCGCCGCCCTTGGCGCGTGGTGGATACCAAGCTTGAACGTGGCGATACCACCACGCTAACGCTCGAACCCGCAGGGGCCCATCGGTTCTTTTTCCAGCCGGGGCAGTTTTTCTGGATTACTCTGGGCGACACTCCTTGGTCACTGCAACAACACCCTTTTTCCCTCTCATCAAGCGCTACCAACAGCGGTCGTATCACTTTCAGCGCTAAACGTTTAGGTGACTTTACCCGGCAACTACCTTATGTAACTGCCAATACTCGCGCGTTTATTGAAGGTCCTTTTGGTGCCTTTATTCCTCGCACCAATAACCCGTCAGGCCTGGTGATGATTGCGGGTGGCATTGGCATTACTCCTTTTATAAGTATGCTGTATACCTTTCGTGACCAGCAAAACCGCCAGCCCATTTGGTTAATTTATGCCAATCCAACCTGGCGGGAGGCTACATTCCGCGACAATCTGGACGACTTGGCGCAGCATCTTGAGCTAACACTGATTCACGTCATCTCAGATCCCCATGAGGGCTGGGAAGGTGAAGAGGGCTACGTTGACCGAGCTCTACTCGCCCGCTGCTTACCCCCGGACGATGGGCAGCGCGACTACTTTATTTGCGGACCAGACCCCATGATGAATAGTGCCGAGCAGGGACTGATTGCCCAAGGCGTCGCTCCCACCCATATTTTCTCTGACCGCTTCGACATCGTTTAG
- a CDS encoding Glu/Leu/Phe/Val family dehydrogenase, which translates to MAKAKKHKTKHKTSKAHQPQAEQQAPQALTPDTGAALFENARSRLESVFEALDIHPDAQARLMQPSLSLQVSVPVRMDDGSLKAFPAWRVQYDTSLGPAKGGVRFHLDVNQHEVTTLSFWMAVKCAVVNLPYGGGKGGVQVDAKALSSLERERLARGYIRAIADIMGPDRDIPAPDVNTDATVMGWMIDEYEHIVRAQAPAAITGKPLSLGGSPGRVEATGRGALKVLDLWADREERTPEETTVAVQGFGNAAYHFARLASERGYKIVALSDSSGAIYSADGLDVDAVKQDKNKHGSLSKSKQGKPLAGDKLLSLEVDVLALAALENQIHCNNVDDVQAGAILEIANGPLTCDADTALAKREIPVLPDVLVNTGGVIVSYFEWLQNRVGEKWCEEEVNKRLDNLLGKEALSVLVRAEKEQVTYRQAAYRQGIERIAEAIMARGNCQDCR; encoded by the coding sequence ATGGCGAAAGCGAAAAAACATAAAACAAAACATAAGACGTCCAAAGCGCACCAGCCTCAAGCCGAACAACAAGCTCCTCAAGCACTCACACCTGACACAGGTGCTGCACTGTTTGAAAATGCTCGCTCGCGATTGGAGTCAGTGTTTGAAGCGCTGGATATCCATCCGGATGCCCAGGCACGACTGATGCAGCCTAGCTTGTCGCTTCAGGTCAGCGTACCGGTTCGTATGGATGACGGTAGTCTTAAGGCCTTCCCAGCTTGGCGGGTGCAGTACGATACTAGCCTCGGCCCAGCCAAGGGCGGTGTGCGTTTCCACCTGGATGTTAATCAGCATGAAGTCACCACGCTGAGTTTCTGGATGGCGGTGAAATGCGCGGTGGTTAACTTGCCCTACGGCGGTGGAAAAGGCGGTGTGCAGGTTGACGCCAAAGCACTTTCATCACTTGAGCGAGAGCGCTTAGCGCGGGGTTATATTCGTGCTATTGCCGATATTATGGGACCCGACCGGGATATTCCTGCACCGGATGTGAATACCGATGCCACGGTAATGGGCTGGATGATTGATGAGTATGAGCATATTGTGCGTGCCCAGGCGCCGGCCGCCATCACCGGTAAGCCGCTTTCACTGGGTGGCTCACCAGGTAGAGTAGAGGCGACTGGGCGCGGTGCTTTAAAAGTGTTGGATTTGTGGGCCGATCGCGAAGAGCGCACACCGGAAGAAACCACTGTTGCCGTACAGGGGTTTGGCAATGCGGCTTACCATTTTGCCCGACTCGCGAGTGAGCGAGGCTACAAAATCGTGGCACTGTCGGACTCAAGCGGCGCCATTTACAGCGCTGACGGGCTAGACGTTGACGCCGTAAAACAGGATAAAAACAAGCACGGCTCATTATCGAAGAGTAAACAGGGCAAGCCGCTGGCGGGTGATAAGTTGCTGTCGCTTGAGGTAGATGTGCTGGCATTAGCGGCGCTAGAGAATCAGATTCACTGCAATAACGTTGACGATGTGCAGGCAGGGGCCATCCTCGAAATTGCTAATGGGCCGCTGACCTGTGATGCCGATACAGCATTAGCCAAACGCGAAATCCCAGTGCTACCTGATGTCCTGGTTAATACCGGTGGGGTGATTGTTAGCTACTTTGAGTGGCTGCAAAATCGTGTGGGTGAAAAGTGGTGCGAAGAGGAGGTTAACAAACGCCTGGATAATCTGTTGGGTAAAGAAGCGCTGAGCGTATTAGTACGCGCTGAGAAAGAGCAGGTCACCTATCGCCAAGCGGCCTACCGCCAAGGGATAGAGCGTATTGCCGAAGCAATCATGGCGCGGGGAAACTGCCAGGATTGTCGCTAA
- the phnD gene encoding phosphate/phosphite/phosphonate ABC transporter substrate-binding protein: MQSSRLSNTLSRTLISTAVASTFALAAVNASADLSSRYVDNDGDMVADVPTEESQWVDPNTLVFAYTPVEDPAVYADVWAGFLDHLSEATGKRVQFFPVQSNAAQQEALRAGRLHVAGFNTGGVPVAVNCGGFRPFAIMASEDGSYGYEMEIITYPGSGIESVEDLQGRQLAFTSETSNSGFRAPSALLRSEYGLEAGDDFETAFSGSHDNSILGVVNKDYDAAAIANSVGTRMISRGVVNEGDYDIIYTSETFPTTAYGVAHNLKPELAQQIQDAFFSYDWEGSALEAEFANSGEAQFIPITYEEHWSVIRTIADANGVTYDCD; the protein is encoded by the coding sequence ATGCAATCCTCACGTCTTTCTAACACGCTTTCCCGCACGTTGATTAGCACTGCTGTTGCAAGCACGTTTGCACTGGCGGCGGTTAACGCATCTGCTGATCTCTCTTCGCGCTATGTAGATAACGATGGCGATATGGTTGCCGATGTACCCACTGAGGAATCCCAGTGGGTTGACCCGAATACCTTGGTTTTCGCTTATACACCTGTTGAAGATCCAGCCGTTTACGCTGACGTGTGGGCTGGTTTTTTGGATCACCTAAGCGAAGCGACTGGCAAGCGGGTGCAGTTCTTCCCAGTACAGTCCAATGCGGCCCAGCAGGAAGCACTGCGCGCAGGCCGCCTGCATGTAGCAGGTTTTAACACTGGTGGTGTGCCGGTTGCTGTTAACTGTGGCGGTTTCCGCCCCTTTGCCATTATGGCCAGTGAAGATGGCAGCTACGGCTATGAGATGGAGATTATCACTTACCCCGGTAGTGGTATTGAGTCCGTTGAAGACCTGCAGGGCCGCCAGCTGGCGTTTACTTCTGAGACCTCTAACTCCGGCTTCCGTGCGCCTTCTGCGTTGCTGCGCTCGGAGTATGGCCTAGAAGCTGGAGATGACTTTGAAACAGCGTTTTCCGGCTCTCACGACAACTCCATTTTAGGGGTGGTCAACAAAGATTATGACGCAGCCGCCATCGCTAACTCTGTCGGTACCCGGATGATCTCGCGCGGCGTGGTCAACGAAGGTGACTACGACATTATCTACACCTCGGAAACCTTCCCTACCACTGCTTATGGTGTTGCCCACAATCTAAAGCCCGAGCTTGCCCAGCAAATTCAGGACGCTTTCTTCAGCTACGACTGGGAAGGTAGTGCCCTCGAGGCCGAGTTTGCCAATTCCGGTGAAGCGCAGTTCATTCCGATTACCTATGAAGAGCACTGGTCAGTGATTCGTACCATTGCTGATGCTAATGGCGTGACTTACGACTGCGATTAA
- a CDS encoding DUF2835 family protein produces the protein MPTIDVVIHLSERECLAHYEGRYSNVRTRSVDGRWVVFPAGALRRVVTRDGVQGVFRLEFSDQGRFVSIQPLSRH, from the coding sequence ATGCCTACTATTGATGTGGTTATCCATCTCTCTGAGAGAGAATGCTTGGCGCACTATGAGGGGCGCTACTCCAATGTGCGTACACGCAGCGTGGATGGTCGCTGGGTGGTGTTCCCCGCCGGGGCGCTACGCCGTGTTGTGACAAGAGACGGCGTACAGGGCGTCTTTCGTCTTGAGTTTTCCGATCAGGGGCGCTTTGTTAGCATCCAGCCGCTCTCAAGGCATTGA
- the phnE gene encoding phosphonate ABC transporter, permease protein PhnE, with protein sequence MSTSADPLARQQAARQGHWRRLPLIDNPRVRWGLVLGGVVYLVLALASVEVNWARVAEGSGRALNFLGAFLQPDFVSRQNDIMAGLMESLTMTLTSTVIGVLLAIPVGLGAARNISPLPVYAVCRAIIAVSRTFQEIIIAILFVVMFGFGPFAGMLTLAFATIGFMAKLLAEDIEDLDWKQVEAVRATGASWWQTMNHAIQPQVMPRLIGLSMYRLDINFRESSVIGIVGAGGIGATLNTSLSRYEYGTSAAILLIIIAIVLMSEYASSHVRRWTQ encoded by the coding sequence ATGAGCACCAGTGCCGATCCGCTGGCGCGTCAGCAGGCCGCTCGTCAAGGTCACTGGCGGCGGTTACCGCTGATTGACAATCCGCGTGTGCGCTGGGGGCTGGTGCTGGGCGGTGTGGTTTACCTAGTGCTTGCGTTAGCTTCAGTAGAGGTAAACTGGGCACGAGTAGCTGAAGGCTCAGGCCGGGCGCTAAATTTTTTAGGCGCCTTTCTACAGCCCGACTTTGTTAGCCGCCAGAACGATATTATGGCGGGGCTAATGGAAAGCCTCACCATGACGCTCACTTCCACAGTGATTGGTGTACTGCTGGCGATTCCAGTGGGGCTAGGTGCGGCGCGCAATATCTCTCCGCTACCAGTTTACGCGGTGTGCCGGGCGATTATTGCCGTATCGCGTACCTTCCAAGAGATCATTATCGCCATTCTATTTGTGGTGATGTTCGGCTTTGGCCCCTTTGCGGGCATGCTAACTCTCGCGTTCGCCACTATTGGTTTTATGGCCAAGTTGCTGGCCGAGGATATTGAAGACCTCGATTGGAAGCAGGTTGAAGCCGTGCGCGCGACCGGAGCAAGTTGGTGGCAAACCATGAATCATGCCATTCAACCCCAGGTAATGCCGCGCTTAATTGGTCTTTCCATGTATCGGTTAGATATTAACTTTCGCGAGTCGTCGGTGATCGGGATTGTTGGCGCAGGCGGTATCGGCGCCACCTTGAACACCTCATTAAGTCGTTACGAGTACGGCACCTCTGCTGCCATCCTGCTGATTATCATCGCTATCGTGTTGATGAGTGAGTATGCCTCGAGCCACGTTCGCCGCTGGACACAGTAA
- a CDS encoding glutathione S-transferase family protein, which produces MIHVHHLEKSRSHRILWLLELLGVDYEIQVYQRDSKTQQAPDALKKIHPLGKSPVITDGELTIAESGAIIDYLVHRYGDGRLQPAESDTHEWVDYRYWLHYGEGSLMPLLVMGLVFSQIPKQSPWIIKPLAKGISSTVQQRFIQPQINQHLSVIEMHLGKKENFAGHWPSGADIQMSFPLQAVAAMQASDTQALKKYPNIAAFVARIENDPAWQRVVARAGPLTMPGG; this is translated from the coding sequence ATGATTCACGTTCATCATCTGGAAAAGTCCCGTTCACACCGTATTTTATGGCTTCTTGAGTTACTGGGCGTTGATTACGAGATCCAGGTATATCAGCGCGATAGTAAGACGCAGCAGGCGCCGGATGCGCTAAAAAAAATTCACCCGCTAGGTAAATCTCCAGTGATCACCGACGGTGAGCTGACCATTGCCGAGTCAGGGGCAATTATTGATTATCTTGTACACCGTTATGGGGACGGACGCCTACAGCCAGCAGAAAGTGACACCCATGAGTGGGTAGATTACCGTTACTGGTTGCACTACGGCGAAGGCTCATTAATGCCTCTGCTGGTAATGGGTTTAGTGTTTAGCCAAATCCCCAAACAGTCGCCGTGGATCATTAAGCCCCTGGCTAAGGGGATTAGTTCTACCGTACAACAACGCTTTATTCAGCCGCAAATAAATCAGCATTTAAGCGTTATCGAAATGCACTTGGGCAAAAAAGAGAACTTTGCAGGCCACTGGCCGAGCGGCGCCGATATTCAAATGAGCTTTCCTCTCCAGGCAGTGGCAGCCATGCAAGCCTCGGACACCCAAGCCCTGAAAAAGTACCCCAATATTGCTGCGTTTGTGGCGCGTATCGAAAATGACCCCGCCTGGCAGCGGGTGGTAGCGCGTGCAGGCCCGCTTACGATGCCCGGTGGGTAG
- a CDS encoding C40 family peptidase, producing the protein MPFIRLSPLLTLFTLLLLVGCASKETKIAPAPSPQAGISMERALILSHAQQAIGTPYRFGGSSPGGLDCSGLVEMTYRAAGIRVPRTADEQFRALPQVEAPRPGDLLFFGSGAKATHVGIYRGNRQMIHAPGSGRAVVSVPLDIDYWQARFLGAAAPAP; encoded by the coding sequence ATGCCGTTTATTCGCCTATCCCCACTGCTAACGCTATTTACCCTGCTGCTATTAGTGGGGTGTGCCAGTAAAGAAACAAAAATCGCACCGGCGCCCAGCCCTCAGGCAGGAATCTCCATGGAACGTGCGTTGATTCTCTCCCATGCCCAGCAGGCCATTGGTACGCCGTACCGCTTTGGCGGCAGCTCACCAGGGGGGCTTGACTGCTCAGGCTTAGTGGAAATGACCTACCGCGCAGCGGGCATTCGTGTACCGCGCACTGCTGATGAGCAGTTTCGAGCACTGCCTCAGGTAGAGGCTCCCCGCCCAGGTGACCTGCTGTTCTTCGGCAGTGGCGCAAAAGCTACCCATGTAGGTATCTACCGTGGAAACCGTCAAATGATACACGCCCCTGGCAGTGGCAGGGCTGTGGTCAGTGTGCCACTGGATATTGACTACTGGCAGGCACGCTTTTTAGGTGCCGCTGCACCTGCGCCATGA
- a CDS encoding PepSY domain-containing protein — MEAPMRAPISMLKKALVVPACLAMFAAGSAQADYLPIDRIDDVLNTAASYGFTHYEEIEIKSRERTEVEGWLDDEWYADVEFALDSGETVKEERKRLITGAWGMSEEDVRQALAVAQAEGMTDFEQIDIDKSGMIEVEGRDQDGRELEIKLRQGSDQASAIERD, encoded by the coding sequence ATGGAAGCACCTATGAGAGCACCTATCAGCATGCTAAAAAAAGCGTTAGTGGTTCCTGCTTGCTTAGCGATGTTTGCTGCTGGCAGCGCGCAGGCTGACTACCTACCCATTGACCGTATTGACGATGTGTTGAATACAGCAGCATCTTACGGCTTTACTCACTATGAAGAGATTGAGATTAAAAGCCGTGAACGCACGGAGGTTGAAGGCTGGCTTGATGATGAGTGGTACGCCGATGTTGAGTTTGCCCTTGATAGTGGGGAAACGGTAAAAGAGGAGCGTAAGCGCTTAATTACCGGCGCTTGGGGTATGAGTGAGGAGGATGTACGCCAAGCGCTTGCAGTTGCCCAAGCGGAAGGCATGACCGACTTTGAACAAATCGATATCGATAAGAGCGGCATGATTGAGGTTGAGGGGCGCGACCAGGATGGTCGCGAGCTTGAGATCAAACTGCGCCAGGGCAGCGACCAGGCTAGCGCCATTGAACGCGACTAG